The following proteins come from a genomic window of Flavobacteriaceae bacterium MAR_2010_188:
- a CDS encoding seryl-tRNA synthetase yields MLQVSYITENKDLVLKGLAKRNIDAEAMIVDAISLDQKRRETQTTLDGLLAEANTLSKEIGQFYKNGETQKAAILKEKTSQLKEQTKDLGDELNETIEKLNKLLYTIPNIPHESVPAGKNEKDNEEIYKHGEIPKLHDGAVPHWELAKQYDIIDFELGNKITGAGFPVYKGKGAKLQRALIAYFLDKNTAAGYTEYQLPHLVNEASGYGTGQLPDKEGQMYYVNEDNLYLIPTAEVPATNIYRDVLLQESELPKALTGYTPCFRREAGSYGADVRGLNRLHQFDKVEILRIEHPSKSYEALDKMVEHVKDILNELKLPYRILRLCGGDMGFTSALTYDFEVFSTAQDRWLEISSVSNFETFQANRLKLRFKDQKGKSQLCHTLNGSSLALPRVLAGILENYQTEKGIDIPEVLIPYTKFKSID; encoded by the coding sequence ATGCTTCAGGTTTCTTATATCACAGAAAATAAAGATTTAGTACTTAAAGGTTTGGCAAAACGCAACATCGATGCAGAAGCGATGATTGTTGATGCCATTTCCTTAGACCAGAAAAGACGGGAGACACAAACTACCTTGGACGGTTTGTTAGCTGAAGCCAATACACTTTCCAAAGAAATTGGTCAGTTTTATAAAAATGGCGAAACTCAAAAAGCCGCTATTTTAAAGGAGAAAACATCTCAACTTAAAGAACAAACCAAAGACCTCGGTGATGAACTTAATGAAACTATAGAAAAGCTTAACAAGTTGCTCTATACAATTCCAAATATACCTCACGAATCTGTGCCAGCGGGGAAAAATGAAAAAGATAACGAAGAGATATATAAGCACGGCGAGATTCCGAAGTTGCACGATGGAGCCGTACCTCATTGGGAGTTAGCAAAACAATACGACATTATAGACTTTGAACTAGGAAATAAAATAACCGGTGCTGGTTTCCCAGTATATAAAGGTAAAGGAGCAAAACTACAACGCGCCTTGATTGCTTATTTCTTGGATAAAAACACCGCTGCTGGCTATACCGAATACCAACTTCCACATTTGGTCAATGAAGCTTCCGGTTATGGAACAGGTCAACTTCCAGATAAGGAAGGTCAAATGTATTATGTAAACGAAGACAATCTTTATTTAATACCAACAGCCGAAGTTCCTGCTACCAATATTTACAGGGATGTGTTATTGCAAGAATCAGAATTGCCAAAGGCATTAACTGGCTATACGCCTTGTTTCAGGAGAGAAGCCGGCAGTTACGGAGCCGATGTTAGAGGTCTTAATAGACTTCATCAATTTGATAAAGTTGAAATTTTACGAATTGAGCATCCGAGCAAATCTTATGAGGCTTTAGATAAAATGGTAGAGCACGTAAAAGATATTTTAAACGAACTTAAATTGCCCTACAGAATTCTAAGACTTTGTGGTGGCGACATGGGCTTCACCTCTGCCTTAACTTATGATTTCGAAGTATTTTCTACCGCTCAAGACCGGTGGTTAGAAATATCTTCGGTCTCTAACTTTGAAACTTTTCAAGCGAATCGGCTTAAACTACGATTTAAGGACCAAAAAGGAAAAAGCCAACTTTGTCACACCTTAAACGGTAGTTCATTGGCCCTTCCAAGGGTATTAGCCGGAATACTAGAGAATTACCAGACCGAAAAAGGTATTGATATTCCTGAAGTACTTATCCCTTATACTAAATTTAAATCTATTGATTAG
- a CDS encoding Tetratricopeptide repeat-containing protein codes for MKRLIQLTFLLFVSLSFSQSEEIADDYFKRGDFEKAMLAYQKLMEKEPGNYKYTYKLIESYQQLEKYQEVQDLLVERIERSKNPSLVVELGYNYQLRDSLDQANKFYRMAIADSEANPIYSYNVAKQFEDHSLLDEAIEVYKIAMRLNPNQNFNIQLARIYGEQGNIEEMFSSYMEYTESKPEFLNNTKRAFSEFISESSDNENNQILKKLLLKKLQLSPDTYWYDLLSWLFVQEKDYNKSFTQEKALYMRNPESLNRLIELGVTTVNEGQDETAKEIFNYIVLTSQDIGTKLTAHQYLLDIDVSNAKKKDYPEIDARYQALFNEFGKFEQTVPLQISYGHFVAFYLKDPDSASKFLKESLKLNLSGFQQAVVKMKLGDILVMEEKFNEGLIYYSQIQANLKNSSISQEARFKVARTSYFKGDFDWAESQLKILKASTSQLIANDALELKLLISDNKYEDSLHVALNMYAKADLLAFQNRKEEAVVLLEQILTEHKGESIEDQALYKQARLFEEDDQVDKAIINYQKIIANYADDILADDAYYRLGNIYNYNLKQPEKAKEYYEKIIFEHEDSIFYVDTRKKYRMLRGDDIN; via the coding sequence ATGAAGCGCCTCATACAACTTACTTTCCTACTCTTTGTTTCACTAAGTTTTTCTCAAAGTGAAGAAATTGCCGATGATTATTTTAAGCGTGGTGATTTCGAAAAGGCCATGCTGGCTTACCAAAAATTAATGGAGAAAGAGCCTGGAAATTATAAATATACCTACAAACTCATAGAGTCTTACCAACAACTAGAGAAGTATCAGGAAGTACAAGACCTTTTGGTGGAGAGAATAGAGCGCAGCAAAAATCCGAGCTTGGTAGTAGAACTGGGTTATAACTACCAACTTCGCGACAGTTTAGATCAGGCAAACAAATTTTACAGAATGGCCATTGCAGACTCAGAGGCTAATCCCATCTATTCTTATAATGTTGCGAAACAGTTTGAAGATCACTCGCTCTTAGATGAAGCGATAGAAGTTTACAAGATTGCGATGCGACTCAACCCAAATCAGAATTTTAATATTCAATTGGCACGGATTTATGGAGAACAGGGAAACATTGAAGAAATGTTTAGTAGCTATATGGAATATACAGAAAGTAAACCAGAGTTTCTAAACAATACCAAGCGCGCCTTCAGCGAATTTATATCAGAGAGTAGCGATAATGAAAACAATCAAATATTAAAGAAACTATTGTTGAAGAAATTACAGCTCAGCCCCGATACCTACTGGTACGATTTGTTGAGTTGGTTATTCGTTCAGGAAAAAGATTATAATAAATCCTTTACTCAAGAGAAGGCCTTGTATATGAGAAATCCTGAAAGCCTTAATAGATTGATAGAGCTTGGGGTAACGACTGTAAATGAAGGTCAAGATGAAACCGCCAAAGAAATATTTAATTACATCGTATTAACTAGCCAAGATATTGGGACTAAACTCACCGCCCACCAATATTTATTGGATATCGATGTTAGTAATGCAAAGAAAAAAGACTATCCAGAAATAGACGCACGCTACCAAGCACTTTTTAATGAATTCGGCAAGTTTGAGCAAACAGTACCGCTTCAAATTTCTTACGGACATTTTGTAGCCTTCTATCTTAAAGACCCAGACAGCGCCAGTAAATTTCTAAAAGAAAGTTTAAAATTGAATCTTTCAGGCTTTCAGCAAGCTGTTGTAAAAATGAAGCTTGGAGATATATTGGTGATGGAAGAGAAATTTAATGAAGGTTTGATTTATTACTCCCAAATTCAAGCAAATCTAAAGAACAGTTCAATTTCTCAAGAAGCACGATTTAAGGTCGCACGCACCAGTTACTTTAAAGGAGATTTTGATTGGGCAGAATCACAGCTCAAAATTTTAAAGGCTTCAACCTCACAATTAATAGCTAATGATGCCTTAGAACTTAAGTTATTGATTTCGGATAATAAATATGAAGATTCTCTTCATGTTGCACTTAATATGTACGCTAAGGCAGATCTACTAGCTTTTCAAAACAGGAAAGAAGAAGCAGTCGTATTGCTAGAGCAAATCCTTACCGAACATAAAGGTGAAAGCATCGAAGACCAAGCACTTTATAAGCAAGCGAGATTATTTGAAGAAGACGATCAAGTAGATAAAGCCATCATCAACTACCAGAAAATAATTGCAAATTATGCCGATGATATTTTAGCGGATGATGCCTACTATAGACTGGGCAATATCTATAACTATAATCTTAAGCAACCAGAAAAAGCCAAAGAGTATTACGAGAAAATCATCTTTGAGCATGAAGACAGTATTTTCTATGTCGACACTAGAAAGAAGTATAGAATGCTGCGTGGCGATGACATTAATTAA
- a CDS encoding 16S rRNA (adenine1518-N6/adenine1519-N6)-dimethyltransferase, whose product MSVKPKKHLGQHFLTDQNIAKKIAETLSLDGYKNVLEIGPGTGVLTKYLIERDLDLKLIEIDSESVEFLKANYLTLADKIIQKDFLKWDPTRVFGEEQFAIIGNFPYNISTQIVFKTLEFKHQIPEFSGMFQKEVAQRICEDEGNKTYGILSVLTKAFYDTEYLFSVPPTVFDPPPKVESGVLRLKRKENYTIPCDEKLFFRVVKTAFQQRRKTLRNSLKTFNLSDSLKANVIFDKRPEQLSVSAFIELTQMIEQDQ is encoded by the coding sequence ATGAGCGTAAAGCCGAAAAAACACTTAGGTCAACATTTTTTGACAGATCAAAATATTGCCAAGAAAATTGCGGAGACCTTATCGCTGGATGGATATAAAAATGTGCTAGAAATTGGTCCAGGTACAGGGGTTCTAACCAAATACCTCATAGAACGAGATTTAGATTTAAAACTTATTGAAATAGATTCTGAATCCGTAGAATTCTTAAAAGCAAATTATCTTACACTAGCAGATAAAATCATTCAAAAAGACTTTTTAAAATGGGACCCAACTAGGGTTTTTGGTGAAGAACAGTTCGCAATTATCGGTAATTTCCCATATAATATTTCTACCCAAATCGTATTTAAGACCTTAGAATTTAAACATCAGATTCCTGAGTTTTCTGGGATGTTTCAAAAAGAGGTCGCACAAAGAATCTGTGAAGATGAAGGCAATAAGACTTATGGCATTCTTTCGGTACTCACAAAGGCATTTTACGATACAGAATATCTCTTTAGTGTCCCTCCAACAGTATTTGATCCTCCACCAAAAGTAGAATCTGGCGTATTACGATTAAAGAGGAAAGAAAATTACACAATTCCATGTGACGAAAAACTTTTTTTTAGAGTAGTTAAGACCGCATTTCAACAAAGACGGAAAACGCTTCGTAACAGTTTAAAAACCTTCAATCTTTCAGATAGTTTAAAAGCAAATGTTATCTTTGACAAGCGTCCAGAACAATTGTCTGTTTCAGCATTTATCGAGCTAACACAGATGATTGAGCAAGACCAATAA
- a CDS encoding magnesium transporter, with the protein MAEEKENIQFQLTPEILEKVEVLIEEKRDQELHDYLSEFHYADIAEILDELYFEEATYVIKLLDSDTTSDILMELDEDIREKILDNLSAKEIADEITELDTDDAADMIAELSIERQEEVIAEILDEEHKAEIQELLTYDEDSAGGLMAKELVKVYETWTVAGCLRKIRGQAENVTRVHSIYVVDRTNKLIGRLSLKDLITAKSEQKISEIYISTVDAVNVHDDAEDVARVMQKYDLEAIPVVDDNQKLLGRITIDDIVDVIKEEADKDYQLAAGISQDVEADDSILQLTRARLPWLVLGLFGGLGSVFIMRSFEDIMDTAPSLFFYTPLIAAMAGNVGVQSSAIIVQGLANDNVKGSLLSRLLKEVSLALINGCAVAMLTILFGFIIQQELNESVAIAISMVTVIVVAAVIGTFIPIILSKRGIDPAIATGPFITTSNDILGIFLFFNIAGLIMGF; encoded by the coding sequence TTGGCAGAAGAAAAAGAAAACATACAATTTCAACTTACCCCAGAAATTTTAGAGAAAGTAGAAGTCCTAATTGAAGAAAAAAGGGACCAAGAACTACACGACTATCTCTCAGAATTTCATTACGCAGATATCGCCGAAATACTCGATGAGTTGTATTTTGAAGAGGCCACCTATGTTATAAAACTTCTTGATTCTGATACAACATCTGATATTCTTATGGAGTTGGATGAAGACATCCGTGAGAAGATTTTGGATAATCTTAGTGCAAAGGAAATTGCAGATGAGATAACTGAGTTAGATACGGATGATGCCGCCGATATGATTGCTGAGCTTTCTATTGAAAGACAGGAAGAAGTTATTGCAGAAATCCTTGATGAGGAACATAAGGCAGAAATACAAGAACTTTTAACTTATGACGAAGATTCTGCCGGAGGTCTTATGGCAAAGGAACTTGTAAAGGTTTATGAAACGTGGACCGTTGCAGGATGTTTAAGAAAAATAAGAGGTCAGGCCGAAAATGTTACCCGAGTTCATTCTATTTATGTGGTTGACCGCACTAATAAATTAATAGGAAGGCTTTCCTTAAAGGATTTGATTACTGCAAAAAGTGAGCAAAAAATTTCAGAAATATACATATCTACCGTTGATGCGGTGAACGTTCATGATGATGCAGAAGATGTTGCGAGAGTTATGCAGAAATACGATTTGGAAGCAATCCCTGTGGTTGATGACAATCAAAAGCTGCTAGGTAGAATTACAATTGATGATATTGTAGATGTAATTAAGGAAGAGGCAGATAAGGATTATCAGCTTGCGGCAGGTATCTCCCAAGATGTTGAAGCAGATGATAGTATCCTTCAACTAACTCGTGCGAGATTGCCTTGGTTGGTTTTAGGTCTTTTTGGTGGCCTAGGCAGTGTATTTATAATGAGGAGCTTCGAAGATATTATGGATACAGCTCCATCACTCTTTTTTTATACCCCACTTATTGCCGCTATGGCAGGAAATGTAGGCGTTCAATCTAGTGCGATTATCGTGCAAGGTCTCGCCAACGATAACGTAAAAGGAAGTTTATTAAGCAGATTGCTCAAAGAAGTTTCTTTAGCATTGATCAATGGATGCGCGGTAGCTATGTTGACCATACTCTTTGGTTTTATTATTCAACAAGAATTAAACGAAAGCGTTGCGATTGCTATTTCTATGGTTACTGTAATTGTCGTTGCAGCCGTAATCGGTACGTTTATACCAATTATATTAAGCAAAAGGGGAATTGATCCCGCCATTGCTACTGGGCCTTTTATAACGACCAGTAATGATATACTTGGAATCTTTTTGTTCTTCAATATTGCAGGACTTATCATGGGGTTCTAG
- a CDS encoding D-3-phosphoglycerate dehydrogenase: MKILHIDSNHPLLIQQLNELGFTNDEDYTSSKSEIEAKIADYDGVIIRSRFAINKEFLQKAKNLKFIGRVGAGLENIDGDFAETQNIMLIAAPEGNRNAVAEHALGMLLSLMNNFGKADREVKTGHWQREANRGVELDGKTVGIIGYGNMGKAFAKKLRGFDVKIITYDIKENVADEFAKQVSLEDLKKQADVVSLHTPQTDSTMGMINQDFINGFEKSFWFINTARGKSVVTEDLITGLKNGKICGAGLDVLEYEKSSFETMFSSTTEILPEAFQYLINAENVLLTPHVAGWTVESKIKLAQTIVDKIKDNFS; this comes from the coding sequence ATGAAAATACTTCACATAGATAGTAATCATCCACTTCTTATTCAACAACTAAACGAACTTGGCTTTACCAATGATGAGGATTACACTTCAAGCAAATCAGAAATCGAAGCAAAGATTGCCGATTATGATGGCGTCATTATCCGAAGTCGATTTGCGATTAACAAAGAATTTCTTCAAAAGGCGAAGAATCTAAAATTTATTGGTCGTGTTGGAGCAGGTTTAGAAAATATTGACGGAGATTTTGCCGAGACACAAAATATTATGCTTATTGCTGCTCCTGAAGGCAATAGAAATGCAGTGGCAGAACATGCTTTAGGAATGCTTTTGTCCCTTATGAACAATTTTGGAAAAGCAGACCGTGAGGTGAAGACCGGTCATTGGCAGAGAGAGGCAAACCGTGGAGTAGAGTTAGATGGAAAAACGGTGGGAATTATTGGTTACGGCAATATGGGGAAAGCATTTGCAAAGAAACTGCGAGGTTTTGATGTGAAAATAATAACCTACGACATAAAAGAAAATGTTGCGGATGAATTTGCCAAGCAAGTTTCGTTGGAAGACCTTAAGAAACAGGCCGATGTGGTTAGTTTGCACACTCCGCAAACCGACAGTACAATGGGAATGATAAATCAGGATTTTATAAATGGTTTCGAAAAATCATTTTGGTTTATCAATACTGCTCGGGGAAAAAGCGTAGTTACAGAAGATTTGATAACAGGATTAAAAAATGGAAAAATATGTGGTGCAGGGTTAGACGTTTTGGAATACGAAAAATCGTCATTCGAAACTATGTTTTCCTCAACTACAGAAATTCTTCCTGAAGCCTTTCAATATTTAATCAATGCCGAAAATGTTCTGCTAACTCCTCACGTGGCAGGTTGGACGGTAGAGAGCAAAATTAAATTGGCGCAAACCATTGTTGATAAAATCAAAGATAATTTTTCTTAA